The following are encoded together in the Diabrotica undecimpunctata isolate CICGRU chromosome 7, icDiaUnde3, whole genome shotgun sequence genome:
- the LOC140446601 gene encoding uncharacterized protein, which produces MESALDKENIKFSFAPPAAPHFGGIYERGIRSVKEHIVRIVGAQILTYEEFYTVLTLIESVLNSRPLTPLTNDVEDLNALTPGHFLTLEPLTSLSVPDFSEVSFNRLSRWQLLQRIHRDFWARWRKEYLHTLQQKSKWLDSGFVPKIGALVVLKEDNLAPCKWPLARLVELHEGKDGVARVATVRTITGTLKRPLVRICPLPIDED; this is translated from the coding sequence ATGGAGAGCGCtctcgataaagaaaatattaagtttTCATTTGCTCCTCCTGCTGCTCCACATTTTGGTGGTATTTATGAACGGGGAATTCGTTCTGTAAAGGAACATATTGTTCGTATAGTCGGGGCTCAAATTTTGACCTACGaagaattttataccgttttaacTTTAATTGAATCGGTCTTAAACTCACGCCCTCTTACCCCATTAACTAACGATGTTGAAGATCTCAATGCGTTGACCCCAGGACATTTCCTGACTCTTGAACCCTTGACCTCTTTGTCTGTGCCTGATTTTTCGGAAGTATCCTTCAATCGTTTGTCCAGATGGCAGTTGTTACAACGCATCCATAGAGATTTTTGGGCTCGATGGCGAAAGGAATATTTGCACACCTTGCAACAAAAGTCCAAATGGTTAGATTCTGGCTTTGTACCTAAAATCGGTGCCTTAGTTGTTTTAAAGGAGGATAATTTGGCTCCGTGTAAATGGCCTCTCGCGCGTCTTGTTGAATTGCATGAGGGTAAAGACGGTGTAGCTCGAGTGGCTACCGTGCGTACGATCACCGGAACCTTAAAACGGCCTCTTGTTCGAATCTGTCCCTTGCCGATAGATGAAGATTAG
- the Fnta gene encoding protein farnesyltransferase/geranylgeranyltransferase type-1 subunit alpha — translation MSDLSSDENEPTHVLYRDRPDWKDVTPVKQDDAHEPVVAIDYTEAFVDCYDYFRAIVQNKEISQRAFDLTTTAASLNPANYTVWQYRRDLLKGLNKDLHEELDRIEKVIFRQSKNYQVWHHRKILVEWLQDPAKEKQFTEAVLVKDAKNYHAWQHRQWVIKTFKLFDGELNYVDDLINDDIRNNSAWNQRYFVINNTTGFTEEVLEREIEYTLQNIRLVTENESAWNYLRGLLLHDKAGLSNNKKVTEFCNSLYESGNRSPFLLAIIVDMCYEQITEGSGDSEYTLERAKQLCEDLINKYDKIRANYWQHMLDTLQNSSKSDEASGTTSN, via the exons atgagtGATTTAAGCAGTGATGAAAATGAACCAACTCACGTTTTATATAGAGATAGACCAGATTGGAAAGATGTAACACCTGTAAAACAAGATGATGCTCATGAACCAGTTGTAGCCATTGATTATACTGAGGCTT TTGTGGATTGTTACGACTATTTTCGcgcaattgtacaaaacaaaGAAATATCCCAGAGAGCATTTGATTTAACTACAACCGCTGCAAGTTTAAATCCGGCTAATTATACTGTATGGCAATACAG gcGTGATCTTCTCAAAGGATTAAATAAAGATCTTCATGAGGAATTAGATCGTATTGAAAAAGTAATTTTTAGACAATCTAAAAATTATCAAGTTTGGCACCATAGGAAAATTCTTGTGGAATGGCTGCAGGATCCTGCAAAAGAAAAACAATTTACAGAGGCTGTTCTCGTTAAGGATGCTAAAAATTATCATGCTTGGCAGCACAGGCAGTGGGTTATTAAGACATTCAA GCTTTTTGATGGGGAACTAAATTATGTTGATGATTTAATAAATGATGATATTAGGAATAATTCTGCCTGGAACCAaagatattttgttattaataatacTACAGGATTCACAGAAGAGGTTCTTGAGAGAGAAATTGAATACACATTGCAGAACATAAGACTTGTTACTGAAAATGAAAGTGCATGGAATTATTTAAGAGG GTTGTTACTTCACGACAAAGCTGGATTAAGCAACAACAAGAAAGTCACCGAATTTTGTAACAGTCTATATGAATCCGGCAATAGATCACCCTTTTTGCTAGCTATAATTGTAGACATGTGTTATGAACAAATCACTGAAGGTTCTGGAGATTCCGAGTACACGTTagaaagagcaaaacaactttgtGAAGACCTAATCAACAAGTATGATAAAATAAGAGCAAACTATTGGCAACATATGCTGGACACGCTTCAAAATTCTAGTAAATCTGACGAGGCTTCGGGTACTACCAGCAATTAA